In Rhodanobacter humi, the following are encoded in one genomic region:
- the bla gene encoding class A beta-lactamase — translation MNARRVCILIFAAFQLTFGRIAVAVAQPPIPNPPELQHRLDELAHKARPGMLGVTVIDLQSGQAWRANADRSFPMMSVFKAPVAAAVLAGIEQGRWSYGQTVVVHRDELESGTIRDHFQGERMSFTVRQLLTDAVSHSDNTAIDTLLKVIGGPQVVTTFLRAHGIDGMHVDIGERGFGSVFEDLQPGQSSPAHETDAQQLARLRRGYRTYLADPRNRSTPDAAADFLRKLWNKELLSPASTQYLLDLMYAQTTPSRLRLGLPPGVRLADKCGTSYTLEHTTAAYNDIGILSWPNGHAVAVAAFLTASTAPKDARDAIFADLTRAVVAALHPRDAAVAAAPNAPVRRSRATSAAQPGSNQ, via the coding sequence ATGAACGCAAGACGTGTCTGCATCCTGATATTCGCTGCGTTTCAGCTCACCTTCGGCCGCATTGCCGTCGCAGTTGCACAGCCGCCCATCCCCAACCCGCCGGAATTGCAGCATCGCCTCGATGAGCTGGCGCATAAGGCGCGCCCCGGCATGCTCGGCGTCACCGTGATCGACCTGCAGAGCGGCCAGGCATGGCGCGCGAATGCCGACCGCTCATTCCCGATGATGAGCGTGTTCAAGGCCCCGGTGGCCGCCGCCGTGCTGGCGGGCATCGAGCAGGGCAGATGGTCCTACGGCCAGACCGTCGTCGTGCATCGCGACGAGCTCGAGTCGGGCACGATACGCGACCATTTCCAGGGCGAACGGATGAGCTTCACCGTGCGCCAGCTGCTCACTGACGCCGTGAGCCACAGCGACAACACGGCCATCGATACGCTGCTCAAGGTCATCGGCGGCCCGCAGGTCGTGACCACCTTCCTTCGTGCCCATGGCATCGACGGCATGCATGTGGATATTGGCGAGCGAGGTTTTGGATCCGTTTTCGAGGATCTCCAACCCGGCCAATCGTCACCTGCCCACGAGACCGACGCACAGCAGCTCGCGAGGCTGCGCCGCGGCTATCGCACCTACCTGGCCGATCCGCGCAACCGCAGCACGCCGGACGCCGCCGCCGACTTCCTGCGCAAGCTGTGGAACAAGGAGCTCCTGTCGCCAGCCTCGACGCAATACCTGCTCGACCTGATGTATGCACAGACGACCCCGAGCCGCCTCCGGCTGGGTCTGCCGCCAGGCGTGCGCCTGGCCGACAAGTGCGGCACCTCGTACACGCTGGAGCACACCACGGCGGCCTACAACGACATCGGCATCCTGAGCTGGCCGAACGGCCACGCGGTGGCAGTGGCTGCGTTCCTCACTGCATCGACCGCCCCGAAGGACGCGCGTGACGCGATCTTCGCCGACCTCACGCGCGCGGTGGTCGCGGCACTGCATCCGCGCGATGCGGCCGTGGCTGCCGCCCCGAATGCCCCGGTTCGCCGTAGTCGCGCCACATCAGCAGCACAGCCCGGATCGAATCAATGA
- a CDS encoding phospholipase effector Tle1 domain-containing protein, with amino-acid sequence MSPHDKIDADGAQSDGVPYKSATDKLPIYAEVRQQLASFQEPVLLHADNPHERLFVAAMDGTGNDMIHDPDHITNVGLIAQQVQASNNPNIRFWYVPGPGTQQHAPFTKVWDDITGYTVDERAEEMYKQFIEQASEWRQQDPHAQIRVVGVSFSRGAEVGALFARLVEERGIQDRDGAHYTYDSHHRITHIEYTKPALVGAHEVAQAVALFDPVGTGHAMREDRRLPPSVISGIQFIALDEHRRLFKSDHIIDPGITPDGRFAGVYVPGAHSDVGGGYHRDGLSTRTGNFVIDYVNGLSDRPIVEKSPEPDDPRLDVIHDSRKGMWLYRWMPGVDRVAPNGYVELEVPRGEKNRVPDPYNAEPRNEALSRQFERQPMPDAPVPGALARQPDLPKSEFDQWLDHLHVAAQNPDNGAWDRVQHEAAQAYMCTPGGQLFQQQANELNHIWDLQQAALQAQQQALQQQAQQPSQGFCQ; translated from the coding sequence ATGAGTCCACACGACAAGATCGATGCAGACGGCGCCCAAAGCGATGGTGTGCCTTACAAGTCCGCCACCGACAAGTTGCCGATCTATGCCGAAGTGCGCCAGCAGTTGGCTTCTTTCCAGGAGCCGGTGCTTCTGCATGCCGATAACCCACACGAGCGGCTGTTCGTGGCGGCAATGGATGGTACTGGCAACGACATGATCCATGACCCGGATCACATCACCAATGTGGGTCTGATCGCTCAACAAGTCCAAGCGTCCAACAACCCGAACATTCGGTTCTGGTACGTTCCAGGTCCTGGTACCCAGCAGCACGCCCCTTTTACGAAAGTGTGGGATGACATCACTGGATACACCGTCGATGAACGCGCCGAAGAGATGTACAAGCAGTTCATCGAGCAGGCAAGCGAGTGGCGACAACAAGACCCGCATGCACAGATTCGTGTCGTCGGTGTCAGCTTCAGTCGAGGCGCCGAAGTGGGAGCGTTGTTTGCGCGACTGGTGGAGGAGCGGGGCATACAGGATCGAGACGGCGCCCACTACACCTACGACTCCCATCACCGGATCACCCACATCGAGTACACCAAACCGGCGCTGGTCGGCGCGCACGAAGTGGCGCAGGCGGTGGCGCTGTTCGATCCCGTGGGCACCGGCCACGCCATGCGCGAGGATCGTCGGTTGCCGCCTTCGGTGATCTCCGGCATCCAGTTCATTGCGCTGGACGAGCATCGCCGCCTGTTCAAGTCCGACCACATCATCGATCCGGGCATCACGCCGGATGGCCGCTTTGCCGGCGTCTACGTGCCGGGGGCACATTCGGACGTGGGCGGCGGTTACCATCGCGATGGGCTGTCGACGCGCACCGGCAACTTCGTCATCGACTACGTGAACGGCTTGAGCGACCGGCCGATAGTCGAAAAAAGCCCCGAGCCGGACGATCCGCGCCTGGATGTGATCCATGATTCGCGCAAGGGCATGTGGCTGTATCGATGGATGCCCGGAGTAGACCGGGTTGCACCGAATGGTTACGTCGAGCTGGAAGTGCCCCGCGGCGAAAAGAACCGGGTGCCCGACCCCTACAACGCCGAGCCGCGCAACGAGGCGTTGAGCCGGCAGTTCGAGCGGCAGCCCATGCCGGACGCGCCAGTACCGGGCGCGTTGGCGCGGCAACCGGATCTGCCGAAAAGCGAGTTCGACCAGTGGCTGGATCACCTCCACGTGGCTGCGCAGAATCCGGACAACGGCGCCTGGGATCGAGTGCAGCACGAGGCGGCGCAAGCCTACATGTGCACGCCGGGCGGACAACTGTTCCAGCAACAGGCCAACGAGCTGAACCACATATGGGATTTGCAGCAAGCCGCGTTGCAGGCGCAACAGCAGGCCCTTCAGCAGCAGGCGCAACAGCCATCCCAGGGTTTCTGCCAGTAA
- a CDS encoding LysR family transcriptional regulator has protein sequence MTERKPKSRGAGLPKKPRRGAAKKRTSAHGGEAEATRYYYKGNRHKQLRAFVATVKLGTLSRAAEALYLSQPSVSLQLQALERELGTILLERRRRRINLTDAGEALYELARPLVEGWENLDRDFQAKVQGLQAGKLVIAAGTSTIQYLLPELVRRYRERHPAVQLQLANVTGKDGLAMLREDKADFAVGSMLDVPHDIAWEPVRHYDPMLILPPDHPLAAKEPLELQDLSPWGLILPPQRLSTYRLVDLVFQQNQVPYKVAIEVGGWDVIKEYVAMGLGISIVTGICITDADRERLAVRNMSRWFPQRSYGVVMRKGKFLSAEARAFIDLIRPGLLTYRDYDEPGHSGR, from the coding sequence ATGACAGAGCGAAAGCCGAAATCTCGTGGGGCGGGGTTGCCGAAAAAACCGCGCCGCGGTGCAGCAAAAAAACGTACGTCGGCGCACGGCGGGGAGGCGGAGGCCACCCGCTACTACTACAAGGGCAACCGCCACAAGCAGTTGCGTGCCTTCGTGGCCACGGTGAAGTTGGGCACGCTGAGTCGCGCCGCCGAGGCGCTGTACCTCTCGCAACCCTCGGTGAGCCTGCAGTTGCAGGCGCTGGAACGCGAGCTGGGCACGATCCTGCTGGAACGCCGCCGCCGCCGCATCAACCTCACCGATGCGGGCGAGGCGCTGTACGAGCTGGCGCGCCCGCTGGTGGAAGGCTGGGAAAACCTCGACCGCGACTTCCAGGCCAAGGTGCAGGGCCTGCAGGCCGGCAAGCTCGTGATCGCCGCCGGCACTTCCACCATCCAGTACCTGCTGCCCGAACTGGTGCGCCGCTACCGCGAGCGCCATCCCGCGGTGCAGTTGCAGCTGGCCAACGTCACCGGCAAGGACGGCCTCGCCATGCTGCGCGAGGACAAGGCCGACTTCGCCGTCGGCTCGATGCTGGACGTGCCGCACGACATCGCCTGGGAGCCGGTGCGCCATTACGACCCCATGTTGATCCTGCCGCCCGATCACCCGTTGGCGGCGAAGGAGCCGCTGGAGCTGCAGGACCTCTCGCCTTGGGGCCTGATCCTGCCGCCGCAGCGGCTGTCCACCTATCGCCTGGTGGACCTGGTGTTCCAGCAGAACCAGGTGCCGTACAAGGTGGCTATCGAGGTGGGTGGCTGGGACGTCATCAAGGAATACGTGGCGATGGGGCTCGGCATCTCCATCGTCACCGGCATCTGCATCACCGACGCCGATCGCGAACGCCTCGCCGTGCGCAACATGTCGCGCTGGTTTCCCCAGCGGAGTTACGGCGTGGTGATGCGCAAGGGCAAGTTTCTCAGTGCCGAGGCGCGCGCTTTCATCGACCTGATTCGGCCGGGGCTGCTCACATATCGCGACTACGACGAGCCGGGGCATTCGGGGCGGTAG
- the aceB gene encoding malate synthase A — MALPRERLDSATVQLHVQPSPAQQAILGPGALAFLADLHRRFDARRRALLAARRARQARWDAGELPDFRADTAAIRESDWTVGPIPPALRDRRVEITGPVERKMIINALNSSAKVFMADFEDSSAPSFDNQMDGQINLRDAVAGRLDYTSPEGRHYRVNANPAVLVVRPRGWHLPERHITVDGEPMAGALVDFGLYAFHNARALHRRDRGPYFYLPKLECMEEAALWDDVMAHAETELDLPPGSMKVTVLIETLPAAFQMHEILHALQSRCVGLNCGRWDYIFSYLKTLRSHADRLLPERGQVQMTVPFLKNYSELLIQTCHRRGAFAMGGMAAQIPIKGDVAANEAALAKVRADKLREVKAGHDGTWVAHPALVPVAQAIFDEYMPEPNQRDVERADVRVTREQLLEPCRGTITRAGFDNNVEVCLRYTAAWLDGLGCVPIHHLMEDAATAEIARAQLWQWLHHGNLEFPDHAPIDFALFDHALAAHTHRLRGSDMPGAARMDEAAKLISALIHADTPADFLTLPAYDLLA, encoded by the coding sequence ATGGCCTTGCCCCGGGAACGCCTCGACAGCGCCACTGTGCAGTTGCACGTCCAACCCAGCCCAGCCCAGCAGGCGATCCTCGGCCCGGGCGCGCTGGCCTTCCTCGCCGACCTGCACCGCCGCTTCGACGCCCGCCGCCGCGCACTGCTGGCCGCCCGCCGGGCGCGCCAGGCACGCTGGGACGCCGGCGAGCTGCCGGATTTCCGCGCCGACACCGCCGCGATCCGCGAGTCGGACTGGACGGTGGGACCGATCCCGCCCGCACTGCGTGACCGCCGCGTGGAGATCACCGGTCCGGTAGAACGCAAGATGATCATCAACGCGCTGAACTCCAGCGCGAAGGTGTTCATGGCGGACTTCGAGGATTCCTCGGCGCCCAGCTTCGACAATCAAATGGACGGCCAGATCAACCTGCGCGACGCGGTGGCCGGCCGACTCGACTACACCTCGCCCGAAGGCAGGCACTACCGCGTGAACGCGAACCCCGCGGTGCTGGTGGTGCGCCCGCGCGGCTGGCACCTGCCGGAACGCCACATCACGGTGGACGGCGAACCCATGGCCGGCGCGCTGGTCGACTTCGGCCTGTACGCCTTCCACAACGCACGCGCCCTGCACCGCCGCGACCGCGGCCCGTACTTCTACCTGCCCAAGCTCGAATGCATGGAAGAGGCGGCGCTGTGGGACGACGTGATGGCGCACGCGGAAACCGAGCTGGATCTCCCGCCCGGCAGCATGAAGGTCACCGTGCTGATCGAGACCCTGCCCGCAGCGTTCCAGATGCACGAGATCCTGCACGCGCTGCAGTCGCGCTGCGTAGGCCTCAACTGCGGCCGCTGGGACTACATCTTCTCCTACCTCAAGACCCTGCGCAGCCACGCCGACCGCCTGCTGCCCGAGCGCGGCCAGGTGCAGATGACGGTGCCGTTCCTGAAGAACTATTCGGAACTGTTGATCCAGACCTGCCACCGGCGCGGCGCGTTCGCAATGGGCGGCATGGCGGCGCAGATCCCGATCAAGGGCGACGTGGCCGCGAACGAGGCCGCGCTGGCCAAGGTGCGCGCCGACAAGCTGCGCGAGGTCAAGGCCGGCCACGACGGCACCTGGGTGGCGCATCCCGCGCTGGTGCCGGTGGCGCAGGCGATCTTCGACGAGTACATGCCCGAGCCGAACCAGCGCGACGTGGAGCGCGCCGACGTGCGGGTGACGCGCGAACAGTTGCTGGAACCCTGTCGCGGCACGATCACCCGCGCCGGCTTCGACAACAACGTCGAGGTGTGCCTGCGCTACACCGCAGCCTGGCTGGACGGCCTGGGTTGCGTGCCGATCCATCACCTGATGGAAGACGCCGCCACCGCCGAGATCGCGCGCGCGCAGCTGTGGCAGTGGCTCCATCACGGGAATCTGGAATTTCCCGACCACGCACCGATCGACTTCGCGCTGTTCGACCACGCGTTGGCCGCGCACACCCATCGCTTGCGCGGCAGCGACATGCCCGGCGCGGCACGCATGGACGAAGCAGCCAAGCTGATCTCCGCGCTGATCCACGCCGACACGCCGGCCGATTTCCTCACCCTGCCGGCCTACGACCTGCTCGCCTGA
- the aceA gene encoding isocitrate lyase, with translation MKTHLPTAEQLTLDWNNNPRWAGIRRHYSAEDVVRLRGTVAIEHSLARHGAERLWKSLHEEDFVNALGALTGNQAMQQVKAGLKAIYLSGWQVAADANNAGEMYPDQSLYPANSVPQVVKRINNTLLRADQLHHAEGKDGIDWLAPIVADAEAGFGGVLNAFELMKAMIEAGAAGVHFEDQLASVKKCGHMGGKVLVPTREAVDKLNAARLAADVLGVPTLIVARTDADAADLLTSDIDPNDQPFVTGERTVEGFFRVKPGLDQAISRGLAYAPYADLVWCETSKPNLVDARRFAEAIHARFPGKLLAYNCSPSFNWRQNLDDATIAKFQKELGAMGYKFQFITLAGFHSLNYGMFDLAHGYARRQMSAFVELQEKEFAAAERGFTAVKHQREVGTGYFDAVTQAIQQGQSSTTALKGSTEEAQFQRIAAA, from the coding sequence ATGAAGACGCATCTGCCCACCGCCGAGCAACTCACCCTCGACTGGAACAACAACCCACGCTGGGCTGGCATCCGCCGCCACTACAGCGCCGAGGACGTGGTGCGCCTGCGCGGCACCGTGGCCATCGAGCACTCGCTGGCGCGCCACGGCGCCGAGCGCCTGTGGAAATCGCTGCACGAGGAGGACTTCGTCAACGCGCTGGGTGCGCTCACCGGCAATCAGGCGATGCAGCAGGTGAAGGCGGGCCTGAAGGCCATCTACCTCAGCGGCTGGCAGGTCGCCGCCGACGCCAACAACGCCGGCGAGATGTACCCCGACCAGTCGCTGTACCCCGCGAACTCCGTGCCGCAGGTGGTCAAGCGCATCAACAACACCTTGCTGCGCGCCGACCAGCTGCACCATGCCGAAGGCAAGGACGGCATCGACTGGCTCGCACCCATCGTGGCCGATGCCGAGGCCGGCTTCGGCGGCGTGCTGAACGCGTTCGAGCTGATGAAGGCGATGATCGAGGCCGGCGCCGCCGGCGTGCACTTCGAGGACCAGCTCGCCAGCGTGAAGAAGTGCGGCCACATGGGCGGCAAGGTGCTGGTGCCCACCCGCGAGGCGGTGGACAAGTTGAACGCCGCGCGCCTCGCCGCCGACGTGCTGGGCGTGCCTACCCTGATCGTGGCGCGCACCGACGCCGACGCGGCCGACCTGCTCACCTCCGACATCGACCCCAACGACCAGCCCTTCGTCACCGGTGAGCGCACCGTGGAAGGCTTCTTCCGCGTCAAGCCCGGTCTCGACCAGGCGATCAGCCGCGGCCTCGCCTACGCACCCTACGCCGACCTGGTGTGGTGCGAGACCAGCAAGCCGAACCTGGTCGATGCGCGTCGCTTCGCCGAGGCGATCCACGCGAGGTTCCCCGGCAAGCTGCTCGCCTACAACTGCTCACCCAGCTTCAACTGGCGGCAGAACCTCGACGACGCCACCATCGCGAAGTTCCAGAAGGAATTGGGCGCGATGGGCTACAAGTTCCAGTTCATCACCCTGGCCGGTTTCCACAGCCTCAACTACGGCATGTTCGACCTCGCCCACGGCTATGCGCGGCGCCAGATGAGCGCCTTCGTGGAATTGCAGGAAAAGGAATTCGCCGCCGCGGAGCGCGGCTTCACCGCGGTGAAGCATCAGCGCGAGGTGGGCACCGGCTATTTCGACGCGGTGACCCAGGCGATCCAGCAAGGCCAGTCGTCGACCACGGCGCTGAAGGGCTCGACCGAGGAGGCCCAGTTCCAGCGCATCGCCGCGGCGTAA